A region from the Lolium perenne isolate Kyuss_39 chromosome 4, Kyuss_2.0, whole genome shotgun sequence genome encodes:
- the LOC127293729 gene encoding organic cation/carnitine transporter 7, with protein METYTTDNALAAMGFGKFQALVLVYAGMGWVAESMELMLLSFVGPLIREEWKISAQDESLLSSVVFLGMLIGACGWGFVSDKYGRRTGLLFSTLFTTGMGFMSALSPNYLCLMALRFLVGVGVGGGHVFSSWFLEFVPAQNRGTWMIVFSFFWTLGTVLEASLAWVVIAALSWRWLLAFTAVPCFLLLPFFGITPESPRYLCAQNRMSEATLVLERISKTNQAALPPGILTYNRGIEVDQSAPTCEIDHLLPVREKECTDDNAMSSKSGSAAALRSLLSRNLRRSTLLLWFVFYANSFAYYGLVLMTSQLSDANGSCASGLRYVKSEQDASLYKDTFITSFAEIPGLIVSAVLVEWLGRKATMWCLLFTCCGFLGPLAFHQSEIWTTGLLFGARACAMGSFTVLCLYAPEVYPTSVRSTGVGIATAIGRIGGIVCPLIAVGMLRSCHQMEAIIVFEVVLCLAAIACMLFPVETKGRDMN; from the exons ATGGAAACATACACCACGGATAACGCGCTTGCAGCCATGGGATTTGGGAAATTCCAAGCACTTGTTCTCGTATATGCAGGCATGGGTTGGGTTGCGGAATCCATGGAGCTCATGCTATTGTCGTTTGTTGGACCGCTGATACGGGAGGAATGGAAAATCTCTGCCCAAGATGAGAGCCTACTCTCAAGTGTAGTGTTCTTGGGCATGTTAATAGGGGCATGTGGTTGGGGATTTGTTTCCGACAAATATGGGCGAAG GACTGGTTTACTGTTTTCAACACTGTTTACTACCGGAATGGGTTTCATGAGTGCTTTATCTCCTAACTATTTATGCTTGATGGCTCTTCGATTTCTCGTTGGTGTTGGAGTGGGTGGTGGGCATGTGTTTTCATCTTGGTTTTTGGAGTTTGTTCCTGCACAAAATCGTGGCACTTGGATGattgttttttcctttttttggacTCTTGGCACAGTCTTGGAGGCTTCACTTGCATGG GTTGTGATTGCGGCATTGAGTTGGAGGTGGTTGCTAGCATTTACCGCCGTTCCATGCTTTCTCTTGCTTCCTTTCTTTGGAATTACACCCGAGTCGCCACGCTATCTGTGTGCACAAAATAGAATGTCTGAAGCAACACTTGTCCTGGAGAGAATCTCTAAGACAAACCAAGCAGCTCTTCCTCCTGGAATTCTCACATACAACCGTGGAATAGAAGTTGATCAAAGTGCTCCCACCTGTGAGATAGATCATCTTCTTCCAGTCAGAGAGAAGGAATGCACAGATGATAATGCCATGAGCTCCAAATCTGGTAGTGCTGCTGCATTGCGTAGTCTATTGTCACGAAATTTGCGCAGATCAACGCTTCTGCTGtggtttgttttctatgcaaattCCTTTGCTTATTATGGGCTAGTCTTGATGACTTCCCAACtgagtgatgcaaatggaagctgTGCATCTGGGCTGAGATATGTGAAGAGTGAACAAGATGCCAGCCTTTACAAGGATACGTTTATTACTAGTTTCGCAG AGATTCCTGGTCTAATTGTGTCTGCTGTTCTTGTTGAATGGCTTGGCCGAAAAGCTACAATGTGGTGCTTGCTGTTCACATGCTGTGGTTTCCTTGGACCACTTGCATTTCATCAGAGTGAGATATGGACAACTGGCCTTCTGTTTGGTGCTCGCGCTTGTGCCATGGGTAGCTTCACAGTTCTATGTTTATATGCCCCAGAG GTATATCCAACATCAGTACGCTCAACTGGTGTTGGAATTGCTACTGCCATTGGTAGGATCGGTGGGATTGTTTGCCCCCTTATAGCTGTTGGGATGCTGAGAAGCTGCCATCAAATGGAAGCTATCATTGTGTTTGAGGTGGTGTTATGCCTAGCTGCAATTGCTTGCATGTTATTCCCTGTGGAGACCAAGGGCCGTGATATGAACTGA